In Rhodothermales bacterium, one DNA window encodes the following:
- the atpG gene encoding ATP synthase F1 subunit gamma produces the protein MASLRDIRTRIASVQNTQQITRAMKMVAAAKLRRAQEQIFQTRPYAFKIREMIGHIREFVDPTSHPLFQPREAAATVLVVVVTSDRGLAGAFNANVLKSAEAAITEQYDALRGTPNLKIMAVGRKGHDYFRKRGFTLVGDYRGFFNDLAFGRTDAIADRVVAGWIDGEWDEVVVVYNEFKNTIAQNRIVEPFLPIPTTTFSTPVMEEDAGYRGPVTDHKGDVDYIFEPSAEAILEKLIPQYLSYQLWRIVLESNAAEQGARMVAMDNATSNAGELLDQLRLTYNRARQAAITTEIIEISSGAEALQQA, from the coding sequence ATGGCGAGCCTCCGCGACATCCGCACGCGCATCGCGTCGGTCCAGAACACGCAGCAGATCACCCGCGCCATGAAGATGGTGGCGGCGGCGAAGCTGCGCCGCGCGCAGGAGCAGATCTTCCAGACCCGCCCCTACGCGTTCAAGATCCGCGAGATGATCGGGCACATCCGCGAGTTCGTGGACCCGACGAGCCACCCGCTCTTCCAGCCGCGCGAGGCCGCCGCGACCGTGCTCGTCGTCGTCGTGACGTCGGACCGCGGGCTCGCCGGGGCGTTCAACGCGAACGTGCTGAAGTCCGCCGAGGCCGCCATCACGGAGCAGTACGACGCGCTGCGCGGCACGCCGAACCTCAAGATCATGGCCGTCGGCCGGAAGGGCCACGACTACTTCCGCAAGCGCGGCTTCACCCTCGTCGGCGACTACCGCGGCTTCTTCAACGACCTCGCCTTCGGCCGCACCGACGCGATTGCCGACCGCGTCGTAGCCGGCTGGATCGACGGCGAGTGGGACGAGGTCGTCGTGGTCTACAACGAGTTCAAGAACACGATCGCGCAGAACCGCATCGTCGAGCCCTTCCTGCCGATTCCGACGACGACGTTCTCGACGCCGGTGATGGAGGAGGACGCGGGCTACCGAGGCCCGGTGACCGACCACAAGGGCGACGTGGACTACATCTTCGAGCCGAGCGCCGAGGCGATCCTCGAGAAGCTGATCCCGCAGTATCTCAGCTACCAGCTCTGGCGGATCGTGCTCGAGAGCAACGCTGCCGAGCAGGGCGCGCGCATGGTGGCGATGGACAACGCCACGAGCAACGCGGGCGAGCTCCTCGACCAGCTCCGGCTGACGTACAACCGCGCTCGCCAGGCCGCGATCACGACGGAGATCATCGAGATCTCGTCCGGCGCCGAAGCGCTCCAGCAAGCGTAG
- the atpA gene encoding F0F1 ATP synthase subunit alpha encodes MMATAIRPDEVTSVLRSELGGFSTETDVYEVGTVLQVGDGIARLYGLSNVQAGELIEFPGSGVTGMALNLEEDNVGAVLFGEVNEVKEGDEARRTGRIASIQVSEGMLGRVIDPLGNPVDGKGPIGGEKLEMPLERKAPGVIYREPVTEPLQTGLKSVDSMIPIGRGQRELVIGDRQTGKTAVLIDTIINQKRTHEEGDKPVYCIYVAIGQKASTVAQVMRTLEEEGALAYTVIVNAPASTPAPLQYIAPFAGACIGEFFRDTGRHALAIYDDLSKQAVAYRQVSLLLRRPPGREAYPGDVFYLHSRLLERAAKITADQDIAQQMNDLPDSLKDKVKGGGSLTALPVIETQAGDVSAYIPTNVISITDGQIYLESDLFNAGVRPAINVGISVSRVGGNAQIKAMKKVSGTLRLDLAQYRELEAFSKFGSDLDPATQRQLARGARLVEILKQGQYQPVPVEEQVAIIYVAGQGLIDRVPIEKVREFEKEFRERLRMKHPGLLASIRETGVMSDEAVAGLRKEAEDLAAIYTNQPA; translated from the coding sequence ATTATGGCAACGGCAATTCGTCCCGATGAAGTCACCTCCGTGCTCCGCAGCGAGCTCGGCGGGTTCTCCACCGAGACCGACGTCTACGAAGTCGGCACCGTGCTCCAGGTCGGCGACGGTATCGCCCGGCTCTACGGGCTCTCGAACGTCCAGGCCGGCGAGCTCATCGAGTTCCCCGGCTCCGGCGTCACCGGCATGGCGCTCAACCTCGAAGAGGACAACGTCGGCGCCGTGCTCTTCGGCGAGGTCAACGAGGTGAAGGAGGGGGACGAGGCGCGCCGGACCGGCCGCATCGCCTCCATCCAGGTCTCCGAAGGAATGCTCGGGCGCGTCATCGACCCCCTCGGCAACCCGGTGGACGGCAAGGGCCCGATCGGCGGGGAGAAGCTGGAGATGCCGCTCGAGCGCAAGGCGCCGGGCGTGATCTACCGCGAGCCCGTGACGGAGCCGCTCCAGACCGGCCTCAAGTCCGTCGACTCGATGATCCCGATCGGGCGCGGCCAGCGCGAGCTCGTCATCGGCGACCGGCAGACGGGTAAGACCGCGGTCCTCATCGACACCATCATCAACCAGAAGCGGACGCACGAGGAGGGCGACAAGCCCGTCTACTGCATCTACGTCGCCATCGGCCAGAAGGCCTCGACGGTGGCGCAGGTGATGCGGACGCTCGAGGAGGAGGGCGCGCTCGCCTACACGGTGATCGTCAACGCCCCGGCGTCGACCCCGGCCCCGCTCCAGTACATCGCCCCGTTCGCGGGCGCCTGCATCGGCGAGTTCTTCCGCGACACCGGCCGCCACGCCCTCGCCATCTACGACGACCTCTCGAAGCAGGCCGTCGCCTACCGCCAGGTCTCGCTCCTGCTCCGCCGCCCGCCCGGCCGCGAGGCGTACCCCGGCGACGTGTTCTACCTCCACTCGCGCCTCCTCGAGCGCGCCGCGAAGATCACGGCCGACCAGGACATCGCGCAGCAGATGAACGACCTCCCCGACAGCCTGAAGGACAAGGTCAAGGGCGGCGGCTCGCTCACGGCGCTCCCCGTCATCGAGACGCAGGCCGGCGACGTGTCGGCGTACATCCCGACGAACGTGATCTCGATCACGGATGGGCAGATCTACCTCGAGTCCGACCTCTTCAACGCGGGTGTGCGCCCGGCCATCAACGTCGGCATCTCGGTGTCGCGTGTGGGTGGCAATGCGCAGATCAAGGCGATGAAGAAGGTCTCCGGCACGCTCCGCCTCGACCTCGCGCAGTACCGCGAGCTGGAGGCGTTCTCGAAGTTCGGCTCCGACCTCGACCCGGCCACGCAGCGGCAGCTCGCCCGTGGCGCGCGGCTCGTCGAGATCCTCAAGCAGGGGCAGTACCAGCCCGTGCCGGTCGAGGAGCAGGTCGCCATCATCTACGTCGCCGGGCAGGGGCTCATCGACCGCGTGCCGATCGAGAAGGTCCGTGAGTTCGAGAAAGAGTTCCGCGAGCGGCTTCGGATGAAGCACCCCGGCCTCCTCGCCTCGATCCGCGAGACGGGCGTGATGAGCGACGAGGCCGTCGCCGGGCTCCGCAAGGAGGCCGAAGACCTCGCCGCTATCTACACGAACCAGCCCGCGTAA
- the atpH gene encoding ATP synthase F1 subunit delta: MLRLYLRLQIYAPMSDATVARRYAQALYQEAEAAGDAKRIDEDMKSVQESLDASRDLELFFRSPIIAREKKEAVIGKLFDGKVAPLIVRLMRLLVQKGREDILPAVIRQYGDLRDEHLGVVEATVRTAMPMGFDETEALRKALEARTGKSVRLRITVEPELLGGAVVRIGDRVYDGSVQHQLESLREQLEERAYLSN; encoded by the coding sequence ATGCTGCGTCTCTACCTCCGCCTCCAGATTTACGCCCCCATGAGCGACGCAACCGTGGCCCGCCGCTACGCCCAGGCCCTCTACCAGGAGGCCGAGGCCGCCGGCGACGCCAAGCGCATCGACGAGGACATGAAGAGCGTGCAGGAGAGCCTCGACGCCTCGCGCGACCTCGAGCTCTTCTTCCGCAGCCCCATCATTGCCCGCGAGAAGAAGGAGGCCGTCATCGGCAAGCTCTTCGACGGGAAAGTGGCGCCGCTCATCGTCCGCCTCATGCGGCTCCTCGTGCAGAAGGGCCGCGAGGACATCCTCCCCGCTGTCATCCGTCAGTACGGCGACCTCCGCGACGAGCACCTTGGCGTCGTCGAGGCGACGGTGAGGACGGCGATGCCGATGGGCTTCGACGAGACCGAGGCGCTCCGCAAGGCGCTCGAAGCGCGGACCGGCAAGAGCGTCCGCCTCCGGATCACGGTCGAGCCCGAGCTCCTCGGCGGTGCCGTCGTCCGCATCGGCGACCGCGTCTACGACGGGAGCGTCCAGCACCAGCTCGAATCGCTCCGCGAACAACTCGAAGAGCGCGCTTACTTGAGTAATTAG
- the atpF gene encoding F0F1 ATP synthase subunit B — MTLAASFPTALVLAADLLSPNVGLAVWITLVFATLVFLLGKFAWGPITSALAEREATIETSLTRAEKALAEAKQLAADNEKARREAELEAQKILRDAREAAEASRTEQAEKTRQQIRQMQATAEAEIEREKQQALAELRAEVADLAIMAAEKILHETLDAPRQKKLVDDFIADLPKN, encoded by the coding sequence ATGACTCTCGCCGCCTCCTTCCCGACGGCCCTCGTCCTCGCGGCCGACCTCCTCTCGCCCAACGTCGGCCTCGCCGTCTGGATCACGCTCGTCTTCGCGACGCTCGTGTTCCTCCTGGGCAAGTTCGCGTGGGGCCCGATCACGTCCGCCCTCGCCGAGCGCGAGGCGACGATCGAAACCTCGCTGACGCGGGCCGAGAAGGCGCTCGCCGAGGCGAAGCAGCTCGCCGCCGACAACGAGAAGGCCCGCCGCGAGGCGGAGCTCGAGGCGCAGAAGATCCTCCGCGACGCCCGCGAGGCGGCCGAGGCCTCCCGCACCGAGCAGGCCGAGAAGACCCGCCAGCAGATCCGCCAGATGCAGGCCACGGCCGAGGCCGAGATCGAACGCGAGAAGCAGCAGGCCCTCGCCGAGCTCCGCGCCGAAGTCGCCGACCTCGCCATCATGGCCGCCGAGAAGATCCTCCACGAGACCCTCGACGCCCCGCGTCAGAAGAAGCTCGTGGACGACTTCATCGCCGACCTCCCGAAGAACTAG
- the atpE gene encoding ATP synthase F0 subunit C has protein sequence MDPFSLAFLSAGIGAGLVAIGAGYGIGRLAAAALEGSARQPEAGGDIRTTMIIAAALIEGVAFFGLIVCILLAIKA, from the coding sequence ATGGATCCGTTCTCGCTTGCTTTCCTCTCCGCCGGCATTGGTGCCGGCCTCGTCGCCATCGGCGCGGGCTACGGCATCGGCCGGCTCGCAGCGGCCGCCCTCGAAGGCTCGGCCCGCCAGCCCGAGGCCGGCGGCGACATCCGTACGACGATGATCATCGCGGCGGCCCTCATCGAGGGCGTGGCCTTCTTCGGCCTCATCGTCTGCATCCTCCTCGCCATCAAGGCCTAA